One genomic region from Chiloscyllium plagiosum isolate BGI_BamShark_2017 chromosome 21, ASM401019v2, whole genome shotgun sequence encodes:
- the tbc1d24 gene encoding TBC1 domain family member 24 isoform X1, with protein MSYMESGQFVDWDKMIDLEKDSPVVPSRIDSNLLKQYARQGYWSKSHSLRTKIYEQIIKAVSCRTVTPDAEVYKDIVGKITGKKNASTLPMPEFVNGSAVPNYCLNTDGIVAVRKIVVCISNQFPDISFCPVLPAIVALLLHYSTDEADCFEKVCRLLACNDRTKHFIDQTFLAYESSCMTFGDLANKYCQGAHKLIVSASEDVLEVYSNWLRWIFGDLPFNYAVRVLDIFFVEGFKVLYRVALAVLKFFRKVRIRQSEKSADIRTDIQNFIQGIADHVPIEKLLDKAFSIRLFSRKEIRLLRDANEKALKQKGITVNQKRRRHNVHLAVNVENFKSEVVSAKEMREIWSWIPERFALCQPMLIFTTSDDGYSLTRFYARCEGYEPTIILIKTTDAEVCGAYLSTDWIERRQGGNKLSYFGTGECFVFKLQPEMERYEWVIIKHPEIEASKSLREACPEAPQQPGILGTEIPLEQSLLNSSEEPSDRLSPFLATRHFNLTSKATSMFMAGSAESIIIGGGSCPALYIDGNLNRGTTGHSSTFDNLPLCSETFQISVLEVWGFQNIMPN; from the exons ATGTCTTACATGGAGAGTGGACAGTTTGTGGATTGGGACAAAATGATTGACCTGGAGAAGGATAGTCCTGTGGTCCCATCCCGCATAGATAGCAACTTGTTAAAGCAGTACGCAAGACAAGGTTACTGGTCAAAGAGCCACTCTTTAAGAACAAAAATCTATGAACAAATTATCAAAGCTGTCTCATGCAGGACAGTGACACCTGATGCTGAGGTGTACAAggatattgttggaaaaatcacAGGAAAAAAGAATGCCTCAACTCTGCCAATGCCGGAATTTGTCAATGGTAGTGCAGTACCAAACTATTGTCTGAACACCGATGGAATTGTTGCAGTTAGGAAGATTGTGGTTTGTATTTCCAACCAGTTTCCAGACATCTCTTTCTGTCCTGTGCTACCAGCCATTGTAGCACTGCTCCTACATTACAGCACTGATGAAGCAGACTGTTTTGAGAAGGTGTGCCGGCTCTTGGCTTGTAACGACCGTACAAAACATTTCATAGATCAAACCTTCCTTGCCTATGAGTCCTCTTGTATGACCTTTGGAGATCTAGCCAACAAATACTGCCAAGGTGCCCACAAGCTAATAGTGAGTGCTTCAGAGGATGTCCTGGAGGTTTACTCTAATTGGCTACGATGGATTTTTGGAGACCTGCCATTTAACTATGCAGTCCGTGTGTTAGATATCTTCTTTGTCGAAGGATTTAAAGTACTTTACAGGGTAGCATTGGCTGTGCTCAAATTTTTCCGAAAAGTCAGAATCAGGCAGTCTGAAAAATCTGCTGACATTCGAACTGATATCCAGAACTTCATTCAAGGAATTGCTGACCATGTCCCAATTGAGAAGCTATTGGACAAAGCGTTCTCTATTCGCCTGTTCTCAAGGAAGGAGATCCGTTTGCTTCGCGATGCCAATGAAAAAGCACTGAAGCAAAAAGGCATCACAGTAAATCAAAAGAG ACGAAG ACATAATGTTCATCTAGCAGTCAATGTTGAAAATTTCAAATCTGAAGTTGTCAGTGCAAAGGAGATGAGAGAAATTTGGTCCTGGATCCCAGAGCGATTTGCCCTGTGCCAACCAATGTTGATTTTTACTACTTCAGATGATGGTTATAGCCTGACTAG ATTTTATGCTCGCTGTGAAGGCTATGAACCaaccatcattctcatcaaaaCAACTGACGCTGAG GTTTGTGGTGCTTACCTGTCAACAGATTGGATAGAACGGAGGCAAGGAGGAAACAAGCTAAGTTATTTTGGCACAGGGGAATGTTTTGTGTTTAAG CTACAACCCGAAATGGAAAGATATGAATGGGTTATCATTAAACATCCAGAGATAGAAGCTTCTAAAAGCCTTCGGGAGGCTTGCCCAGAGGCACCACAGCAGCCTGGTATCTTGGGTACAGAAATCCCCCTGGAGCAGAGTTTACTTAATTCATCTGAGGAGCCATCAGACAGATTATCACCCTTTCTTGCCACACGCCATTTCAACTTGACATCCAAAGCTACTTCAATGTTCATGGCCGGAAGTGcagaatccattataattg GTGGTGGCAGCTGCCCTGCATTGTACATCGATGGAAACCTGAACCGTGGCACAACAGGGCACTCCAGTACTTTTGACAATCTTCCTCTGTGTTCAGAAACTTTCCAGATTAGTGTACTGGAAGTTTGGGGCTTTCAGAACATCATGCCTAATTGA
- the tbc1d24 gene encoding TBC1 domain family member 24 isoform X2 has translation MSYMESGQFVDWDKMIDLEKDSPVVPSRIDSNLLKQYARQGYWSKSHSLRTKIYEQIIKAVSCRTVTPDAEVYKDIVGKITGKKNASTLPMPEFVNGSAVPNYCLNTDGIVAVRKIVVCISNQFPDISFCPVLPAIVALLLHYSTDEADCFEKVCRLLACNDRTKHFIDQTFLAYESSCMTFGDLANKYCQGAHKLIVSASEDVLEVYSNWLRWIFGDLPFNYAVRVLDIFFVEGFKVLYRVALAVLKFFRKVRIRQSEKSADIRTDIQNFIQGIADHVPIEKLLDKAFSIRLFSRKEIRLLRDANEKALKQKGITVNQKRHNVHLAVNVENFKSEVVSAKEMREIWSWIPERFALCQPMLIFTTSDDGYSLTRFYARCEGYEPTIILIKTTDAEVCGAYLSTDWIERRQGGNKLSYFGTGECFVFKLQPEMERYEWVIIKHPEIEASKSLREACPEAPQQPGILGTEIPLEQSLLNSSEEPSDRLSPFLATRHFNLTSKATSMFMAGSAESIIIGGGSCPALYIDGNLNRGTTGHSSTFDNLPLCSETFQISVLEVWGFQNIMPN, from the exons ATGTCTTACATGGAGAGTGGACAGTTTGTGGATTGGGACAAAATGATTGACCTGGAGAAGGATAGTCCTGTGGTCCCATCCCGCATAGATAGCAACTTGTTAAAGCAGTACGCAAGACAAGGTTACTGGTCAAAGAGCCACTCTTTAAGAACAAAAATCTATGAACAAATTATCAAAGCTGTCTCATGCAGGACAGTGACACCTGATGCTGAGGTGTACAAggatattgttggaaaaatcacAGGAAAAAAGAATGCCTCAACTCTGCCAATGCCGGAATTTGTCAATGGTAGTGCAGTACCAAACTATTGTCTGAACACCGATGGAATTGTTGCAGTTAGGAAGATTGTGGTTTGTATTTCCAACCAGTTTCCAGACATCTCTTTCTGTCCTGTGCTACCAGCCATTGTAGCACTGCTCCTACATTACAGCACTGATGAAGCAGACTGTTTTGAGAAGGTGTGCCGGCTCTTGGCTTGTAACGACCGTACAAAACATTTCATAGATCAAACCTTCCTTGCCTATGAGTCCTCTTGTATGACCTTTGGAGATCTAGCCAACAAATACTGCCAAGGTGCCCACAAGCTAATAGTGAGTGCTTCAGAGGATGTCCTGGAGGTTTACTCTAATTGGCTACGATGGATTTTTGGAGACCTGCCATTTAACTATGCAGTCCGTGTGTTAGATATCTTCTTTGTCGAAGGATTTAAAGTACTTTACAGGGTAGCATTGGCTGTGCTCAAATTTTTCCGAAAAGTCAGAATCAGGCAGTCTGAAAAATCTGCTGACATTCGAACTGATATCCAGAACTTCATTCAAGGAATTGCTGACCATGTCCCAATTGAGAAGCTATTGGACAAAGCGTTCTCTATTCGCCTGTTCTCAAGGAAGGAGATCCGTTTGCTTCGCGATGCCAATGAAAAAGCACTGAAGCAAAAAGGCATCACAGTAAATCAAAAGAG ACATAATGTTCATCTAGCAGTCAATGTTGAAAATTTCAAATCTGAAGTTGTCAGTGCAAAGGAGATGAGAGAAATTTGGTCCTGGATCCCAGAGCGATTTGCCCTGTGCCAACCAATGTTGATTTTTACTACTTCAGATGATGGTTATAGCCTGACTAG ATTTTATGCTCGCTGTGAAGGCTATGAACCaaccatcattctcatcaaaaCAACTGACGCTGAG GTTTGTGGTGCTTACCTGTCAACAGATTGGATAGAACGGAGGCAAGGAGGAAACAAGCTAAGTTATTTTGGCACAGGGGAATGTTTTGTGTTTAAG CTACAACCCGAAATGGAAAGATATGAATGGGTTATCATTAAACATCCAGAGATAGAAGCTTCTAAAAGCCTTCGGGAGGCTTGCCCAGAGGCACCACAGCAGCCTGGTATCTTGGGTACAGAAATCCCCCTGGAGCAGAGTTTACTTAATTCATCTGAGGAGCCATCAGACAGATTATCACCCTTTCTTGCCACACGCCATTTCAACTTGACATCCAAAGCTACTTCAATGTTCATGGCCGGAAGTGcagaatccattataattg GTGGTGGCAGCTGCCCTGCATTGTACATCGATGGAAACCTGAACCGTGGCACAACAGGGCACTCCAGTACTTTTGACAATCTTCCTCTGTGTTCAGAAACTTTCCAGATTAGTGTACTGGAAGTTTGGGGCTTTCAGAACATCATGCCTAATTGA